TGCGGCGCTTTGAAACTTACAGCCAGGCAAAACGGTTCTTTTCCAGCAAATTGATCCAAAAACTGAGTAATATCTTTTCCCACACTATCGGTATGATGAATGATCTTGCCACTCTTATTTTTTAGCTCATATTTAGGCTGACCTTCCTTTGCCGCCGCCCAATAGTCATAAAGTGAGTCCGGCTGATTTTGCACATCAATGCCCCATTTACCAATAAAACCCAGCTTGTAGCCAGCCTGTTTAAGCAATGCAGGATAAGTTTGCGCTAATGCTTCTTTCTTAAAATCCGTGTTAAAATCGTTGATCCCATGCCGCGACATGTATTGCCCACTCAATAAACTCGCCCGGCTCACCATACAAATAGCCGTGGTTACGTAGGCTTTCTTAAACAAAATACCGCGATTGGCCAGCGCGTCAAGGTTTGGTGTTTGAATGATTTTATTGCCCATTACTCCCAACGCATCCCATCGGTGGTCGTCTGTCAGCAGGAAGATGACATTAGGACGGTTTGCCACGGATTTCGTTTCCGCGACGCGCATACTATCTTTCCCGTCATACCAATATTTCCATTGGTCAACGATGGAAATATTGGGTTTTGCAGCTTTCTGACGTTTGGCCGTAATCACCGGGCCAGATGCAGCTAATGCAAAACCGGTTATCAGCAAGGCAAAAATACCCGTGGCTGATAACCGGAAGAAGGTTTTTGTATTCAATAACATTTCAGAAGATTCTAATCAACAGCTGGGTACCCTTTTTTAAGCAATGTAGACATCTCATTTACTGTAATGATGAAATTGTTATCCTTCGCCAGGTTAGCAAATTCATTCGGATCCTTTTGATGATCATACAATTCGGCTCCTGCAATGCCTCCGTCCCATTCGGTGTACCGGAATCGTTCCGTACGCACGCTCCTGCCCATAATCTGGCCGCGTTTGACTTGTGTGTAAGCAGGTTTGTCCCAAATCGCGTCGGGCGCTTTCAGCAATGGCGTCAGGCTTTTTCCTTGTAGCTTCTGACCAGGGACCAGGCCGCATAATTCTGCTAATGTTGGATAAATGTCCAGCAATTCAACCGTACGTGTGGAAGCTTTGCCTTTAGTACCGCCAGGAACTGAGAATATCAATGGTACACGAGCGGAATTTTCAAACAAACTTTGCTTCATCCATTGCCCGTGCTGCCCGACATTATAACCATGGTCACTCCAAAGGACAATCACGGTGTTATCTGTCAGCTTCAACTTATCCAACGCGTCCAATAACCTTCCAACCTGTGCGTCCATGAAGGTAATAGTTGCATAGTAAGCTCTCAGCACCTCTTTTCTGTCCGCTACCGAAAGCCCCCAGTGCGCTGGTTTTGTAAACAATGCTGCTTCCGGAATGTCATCCAGGTCGTTTTCAAGTTCTTTTGGCAGTGGTACTTTTTGGACAGGGTACAAATCGAAATACTTTTTTGGGGCAACGTACGGCGAATGTGGCCTGTAAAAACCTACTGCTAAAAAGAATGGCTCGTTTTTCTTCTTGGTCATGATTTTGATAGCCTCGCTCGCTACCATACCATCAGTCTGCTCCTCATCAGTACCCTCCGTAGCGCGCCACGCCAGTGCACTGCCCAGTCCGCGATCGGGTGTGAGGTTTTTGATCAATGCTTCCTCTGCCTTGTCCCTGCCTTTCGGATTCACCCTTTCATCCCAGGAAATCGGGTCGTCGAGCCCATCGGTACCAATCTGTCCGGGAACGCCGTAATGGTAAATTTTACCAACCCGTGCACTGTAATAATCGTTGTTTTTAAACAGCTGAGGCAATGTTACAATGTCCGGCAGGTTTTTCCGGAAATGCGTTTGCAACTCGTAAATTTTGGTAACATCAGGACGTTGCCCGGTCAATAGGGACGAACGGCTTGGACTGCAGAGCGGGAACTGGGTATAAGCTTTGCTGAACTTCACGCCTCTTTTGGCAAGTCGGTCAATGTTAGGCGACTTCACAAACGTGTTTCCATAGCATCCCAAATCCGTATTCAGGTCATCGACGGCAATGAACAGTACGTTCATTTTTTTCTTTGCATTCTTGTCACCGGGACCCGCCAGACTTTGTACAGATATTCCTGCCAAGCCGGAGATAGAAAGCGTTAAGACAGCAATTAGTAAGTGTTTTCTCATCATGGGGTTGTTTGATTT
The genomic region above belongs to Dyadobacter pollutisoli and contains:
- a CDS encoding sulfatase, coding for MMRKHLLIAVLTLSISGLAGISVQSLAGPGDKNAKKKMNVLFIAVDDLNTDLGCYGNTFVKSPNIDRLAKRGVKFSKAYTQFPLCSPSRSSLLTGQRPDVTKIYELQTHFRKNLPDIVTLPQLFKNNDYYSARVGKIYHYGVPGQIGTDGLDDPISWDERVNPKGRDKAEEALIKNLTPDRGLGSALAWRATEGTDEEQTDGMVASEAIKIMTKKKNEPFFLAVGFYRPHSPYVAPKKYFDLYPVQKVPLPKELENDLDDIPEAALFTKPAHWGLSVADRKEVLRAYYATITFMDAQVGRLLDALDKLKLTDNTVIVLWSDHGYNVGQHGQWMKQSLFENSARVPLIFSVPGGTKGKASTRTVELLDIYPTLAELCGLVPGQKLQGKSLTPLLKAPDAIWDKPAYTQVKRGQIMGRSVRTERFRYTEWDGGIAGAELYDHQKDPNEFANLAKDNNFIITVNEMSTLLKKGYPAVD